A genomic segment from Pseudopipra pipra isolate bDixPip1 chromosome 14, bDixPip1.hap1, whole genome shotgun sequence encodes:
- the SPIRE2 gene encoding protein spire homolog 2, which yields MPHCTECATLYSATRYHAVPHSTESCHGIPSRATLYQVVPYISSRVVTCRAAPHRTTPSFTPSRSARAPRRHRGPSRRVPPAVPAPGRWVWPGRWAGPVPVSPPPPALPAVRDGPGRWRGRGRGRSGACPRAPPPRVPRPPRSAVRDGAMARAGAGPPRELSLEEVLKCYEQPLNEEQAWALCFQGCRAAAAAPVAPAPLRTADIRLRADGSLRLPAPPHDLPALLTPSAEAQMVQSLGFAVYRALDWGLDENEERELSPRLEQLIDLMTNSDSEDSGCATADEGYGGQEEEEEGGEGPPRAVRTFGQAMRCCAARLADPAGAPAHYQAVCRALFAETVELMAFLAKIRDAKELLQKLKEDEEEEERPAAELGSLRNTDWARLWVQLMRELRHGVKLKKVQEKQFNPLPTEYQLTPFEMLMQDIRARNYKLRKVMVDGDIPPRVKKDAHELILDFIRSRPPLKQASERRLRPLPQKQRTLHEKILEEIRQERKLRPVEQKGYSSLPCIPHACAGRLASNSCLELSRCPASAMPTRPRPRVLLKAPTLAEMEEMNLSEARGDPGGGGTRGVPGPWGDVVPMVLQDEDSPGTEVPLKRDRSFSEQDLAQLQSQLGGDQAAPQDLEPLQPELRPRSGSVPASCHQLPDGPAPPRAALGAVEERPEDGSSAAPTTSSKHLWLEFSHPVESLALTVEEMINVRRVLVKAEMEKFLQSKELYSSLRRGKVCCCCRAKFPLFSWPAACLFCKRSVCSSCSLKMKMPSKKLAHIPVYALGFESLPGSLLPKALPLRRREPFHSLSGPCWRRVEEEFPHIYAQGSVLRDVCPDCAGFVKDVVSSSRRSVAVLNASAASRRHAKARSLYSDAWLQ from the exons ATGCCACACTGTACGGAGTGTGCCACACTGTACAGTGCCACGCGATACCATGCAGTGCCACACAGCACAGAGTCATGCCATGGCATACCGAGCCGTGCCACACTGTACCAAGTTGTGCCATACATATCGAGCCGTGTCGTAACGTGCCGTGCCGCACCGCACCGTACCACACCGAGCTTCACGCCGTCCCGATCCGCCCGTGCCCCCCGGCGCCACCGCGGCCCCTCCCGGCGGGTGCCCCCGGCGGTGCCGGCACCAGGGCGGTGGGTGTGGCCGGGGCGGTGGGCGGGGCCTGTTCCCGTGTCCCCGCCCCCCCCCGCGCTCCCGGCGGTGCGGGACGGGCCGGGCCGATGGCGCGGGCGTGGCCGTGGCCGTTCGGGGGCGTGTCCCCGCGCGCCCCCGCCCCGTgtcccccgcccgccgcgctcgGCGGTGCGGGATGGGGCGATggcgcgggcgggcgcggggccgccgcggGAGCTGTCCCTGGAGGAGGTGCTGAAGTGCTACGAGCAGCCGCTGAACGAGGAGCAGGCCTGGGCGCTCTGCTTCCAGGGctgccgcgccgccgccgccgcccccgtGGCCCCCGCGCCGCTCCGCACCGCCGACATCCGCCTCCGCGCCGACGGCTCCCTCCGCCTGCCCGCCCCGCCGCACG ACCTGCCCGCGCTGCTGACGCCCTCTGCTGAAGCCCAG ATGGTGCAGTCGCTGGGCTTCGCCGTGTACCGGGCACTGGACTGGGGGCTGGATGAGAACGAGGAGCGGGAGCTGAGCCCACGCCTGGAGCAGCTCATTGACCTGATGACCAACAGCGACTCAGAGGACAGCGGCTGTGCCACGGCTGACGAGGGCTatggggggcaggaggaggaggaggaagggggtgaGGGACCGCCACGCGCTGTGCGCACCTTCGGGCAGGCCATGCGGTGCTGTGCTGCCCGCCTGGCCGACCCCGCCGGCGCCCCGGCGCACTACCAGGCTGTGTGCCGTGCGCTCTTCGCTGAGACTGTGGAGCTCATGGCCTTCCTCGCCAAGATCCGTGATGCCAAGGAG ctgctgcagaagctgaaggaggatgaggaagaggaggagcgGCCGGCGGCGGAGCTGGGCAGCCTGCGCAACACCGACTGG GCCCGGCTGTGGGTACAGCTGATGCGAGAGCTGCGGCATGGCGTGAAGCTGAAGAAGGTGCAGGAGAAGCAGTTCAACCCACTGCCCACTGAGTACCAGCTCACGCCCTTTGAGATGCTCATGCAGGACATCCGCGCCCGCAACTACAAACTCCGCAAGGTCATG gtGGATGGAGACATCCCTCCACGGGTGAAGAAGGATGCCCATGAGCTCATCCTCGACTTCATCCGCTCCCGACCCCCTCTGAAGCAG GCATCAGAGCGACGGCTGCGGCCCCTGCCCCAAAAGCAGAGGACGCTCCATGAGAAGATCCTGGAGGAGATCAGGCAGGAGCGGAAGCTCCGGCCCGTGGAGCAGAAAG GGTacagctccctgccctgcatCCCACATGCCTGTGCTGGCCGCCTGGCCTCCAACTCCTGCCTCGAGCTCTCTCGGTGCCCGGCCAGTGCCATGCCCACACGCCCACGGCCACGCGTCCTCCTCAAGGCGCCCACCCTGGCCGAGATGGAGGAGATGAACCTCTCAGAGGCAAGGGGGGACCCTGGAggtggggggacacggggggtgCCAGGTCCCTGGGGTGATGTGGTGCCCATGGTCTTGCAGGACGAGGATTCTCCAGGCACAGAGGTGCCGCTGAAGCGGGATCGCTCCTTCTCAGAGCAGgacctggcacagctgcagagccagctgggGGGTGACCAGGCTGCACCCCAGGACCTGGAGCCACTGCAGCCTGAGCTCCGGCCTCGCTCAG gctctgtccctgccagcTGTCACCAGCTGCCAGATGGGCCAGCACCACCCCGGGCTGCCCTCGGCGCCGTGGAGGAGAGACCGGAGGACGGATCCAGTGCTGCCCCCACCACCAGCTCCAAGCACCTCTGGCTG GAGTTCAGCCACCCCGTGGAGAGCCTGGCTCTGACCGTGGAGGAGATGATCAATGTCCGCAGGGTGCTGGTCAAGGCTGAGATGGAGAAGTTCCTGCAGAGCAAGGAGCTGTACAGCAGCCTGCGGAGAGGGAAG gtttgctgctgctgcagggccaaGTTCCCCCTCTTCTCCTGGCCTGCAGCCTGTCTCTTCTGCAAGCG GTCTGTCTGTAGCTCCTGCAGCCTGAAG ATGAAGATGCCTTCCAAGAAGCTGGCTCACATCCCCGTCTACGCGCTGGGCTTCGAGAGCCTCCCGGGCTCGCTGCTGCCCAAGGCGCTGCCGCTGCGCCGGAGGGAGCCCTTCCA TTCGCTGTCGGGGCCGTGCTGGCGCCGGGTGGAGGAGGAATTCCCGCACATCTACGCCCAGGGCTCGGTGCTGCGGGACGTGTGCCCCGACTGTGCCGGGTTCGTGAAGGACGTGGTGAGCTCCAGCCGGCGCAGCGTGGCCGTGCTCAACGCCAGCGCCGCGTCCCGGCGCCACGCCAAGGCCCGCTCCCTCTACAGCGACGCCTGGCTCCAGTGA